In uncultured Methanobacterium sp., a genomic segment contains:
- a CDS encoding HEAT repeat domain-containing protein, whose protein sequence is MTFESNILDVKKMESKKNVRGLIEALKEGNDDVVKYIINVLGDMGDERAVPPLIKMLGHLNEDIALAVIYSLGKIGEHAVEPLMQKLNNKNKTVQISAAMALSLIGKPAVDPLIQALKDRDWRVRKNAAFSLGEIKDKKAVEPLINTLKNGDKHICHEYELNMVKENVIIALGKIGSNKAVPILIESLENENFCDLTVVKVLGDIGDERAVEPLKQLIITHPCHSDTRIEAQLALDNIKIKKMKKEKDLAGLIILLEHKDWQVREGAAAALGTIEHTKAVTPLIETLKDENERVRLNAVLALGRIKDERAIKPLKQLLNDDNEFVQDSVIITLKKLENKF, encoded by the coding sequence ATGACATTTGAGTCTAACATTTTAGATGTGAAAAAGATGGAATCAAAAAAAAATGTCAGGGGACTAATTGAAGCATTAAAGGAAGGAAATGATGATGTAGTTAAGTACATTATAAATGTTCTGGGGGATATGGGAGATGAAAGAGCAGTACCACCCCTTATAAAAATGCTAGGCCACTTAAATGAAGATATTGCCCTGGCTGTAATTTATTCTCTTGGAAAGATAGGTGAACATGCAGTAGAACCTCTAATGCAAAAACTAAATAATAAAAATAAAACTGTTCAAATATCAGCTGCTATGGCTCTTAGTTTAATTGGCAAACCCGCAGTGGATCCGTTAATCCAAGCATTAAAAGACCGGGATTGGAGAGTCAGGAAGAACGCCGCATTTAGTCTTGGTGAAATAAAAGACAAAAAAGCAGTAGAACCTTTAATAAATACTCTAAAAAATGGAGATAAACATATTTGCCATGAATATGAGCTTAATATGGTTAAAGAGAATGTGATTATTGCTCTTGGAAAGATAGGTAGCAATAAAGCAGTTCCCATCTTAATAGAATCATTGGAAAATGAAAATTTCTGTGATCTAACTGTTGTTAAGGTTTTAGGAGATATTGGTGATGAAAGGGCGGTAGAACCTTTGAAGCAATTAATAATAACTCATCCCTGTCATTCTGATACTCGAATTGAAGCTCAGTTAGCCTTGGATAATATAAAAATAAAGAAGATGAAAAAGGAAAAAGACCTTGCAGGATTAATTATTTTACTTGAACATAAAGATTGGCAAGTGCGAGAGGGTGCAGCTGCTGCTCTTGGAACAATAGAGCATACAAAAGCAGTAACACCATTAATAGAAACATTAAAAGATGAAAATGAGAGGGTTCGATTGAATGCAGTGTTGGCTCTTGGAAGGATAAAAGATGAAAGAGCAATTAAACCTTTAAAGCAATTATTAAATGATGATAATGAATTTGTTCAGGATTCTGTGATTATAACTTTAAAAAAATTGGAAAATAAGTTTTAA
- a CDS encoding zinc-ribbon domain-containing protein — protein sequence MYCPECGTESSDNTNFCQQCGENLKQSSELVTKTPKTGSTNGKVKCPVCHAHNPAGVSKCKYCGEWIDKSNAPYPHTLSTVLGYIFAILGGWLGLVFGLYLLRQDNKKAKLHGKIILGILGLWVLILIALAMS from the coding sequence ATGTACTGCCCGGAATGTGGAACAGAAAGTAGTGATAATACCAATTTTTGCCAGCAATGTGGAGAAAATTTGAAACAGAGTTCAGAACTTGTAACCAAAACACCTAAAACAGGTTCTACTAATGGGAAGGTAAAATGTCCTGTTTGTCATGCACATAACCCTGCAGGGGTTAGTAAATGTAAATATTGTGGAGAATGGATTGACAAAAGCAATGCACCATACCCCCACACCCTGTCCACGGTTTTAGGATACATATTTGCCATATTGGGTGGTTGGTTAGGGCTTGTTTTTGGATTGTACCTTTTAAGACAGGACAATAAAAAAGCAAAGTTACATGGTAAAATTATACTGGGAATACTGGGCCTATGGGTTCTTATCTTAATTGCCCTGGCTATGAGTTGA
- a CDS encoding MBL fold metallo-hydrolase, with protein MHVKSLNIIKQGTLTFDAFEEPDLSLIGLKKLAGVGGGSTVTYIESDKKILVDTGFDFEENLSKDNIKQNNIKLTQSLDHFGLKADGIDIVFITHWHLDHFGNIDLFKNSEILTSNTAEPHMDAVGIPDGQYIADGVKVIHTPGHTKDHASLLLKTENLQYSLSMGSGGRIYRTGELNIVVAGDAVVSPFYYYSNRIYAYNQDFFNKEAGLESVEKIKNAADYIISGHGGIFRNSTR; from the coding sequence ATGCATGTAAAATCATTAAACATTATTAAACAGGGAACTCTCACATTTGATGCTTTTGAAGAGCCTGATTTAAGTTTAATAGGGCTTAAAAAGTTAGCTGGTGTTGGGGGCGGATCCACAGTCACCTATATTGAATCAGATAAGAAGATTTTAGTGGATACTGGTTTTGATTTTGAAGAAAATCTTTCTAAAGATAATATAAAGCAAAATAATATAAAATTAACTCAATCACTCGATCATTTCGGCCTTAAAGCAGATGGTATTGATATTGTGTTTATTACCCACTGGCATTTGGATCATTTTGGAAATATCGATCTTTTTAAAAACAGCGAGATATTAACTTCGAACACTGCAGAGCCTCATATGGATGCTGTTGGAATCCCGGATGGTCAATACATAGCAGATGGTGTGAAGGTTATCCATACGCCTGGTCACACCAAAGATCATGCTTCTCTTTTACTTAAAACTGAAAACCTACAATATTCATTATCAATGGGTAGCGGAGGTAGGATTTATCGTACTGGAGAGTTAAATATTGTTGTTGCGGGTGATGCTGTTGTTTCTCCTTTCTACTACTATTCAAATAGAATCTATGCTTATAATCAGGACTTCTTTAATAAAGAGGCAGGCCTTGAAAGTGTGGAAAAGATAAAGAATGCTGCTGATTATATTATTTCAGGACATGGTGGGATTTTTAGAAATAGTACCCGATGA
- a CDS encoding WD40 repeat domain-containing protein → MRKPVKTLDGHKDTINSIVVSSDGKLLVSAGHDGIINLWDLTEFSLLDTINISGLIYEVVLTPDNRFLASAGSNNKINLWKFPQLEHMGEFIGHTDAPVCLEVVEDGKILISGGLDNSVRYWSIPDGRLIQTISEHEGSVDCLALQDKEYLITAYDEDIKLWPYGIHPDRDNYEFIFYDMPWEGVTTLKGHDSLVYSLRITPDGWNLVSGGADNTVIVWDLEKRKLLKTLEGHGGWVYDLAFISDGKTLITAAGDGYIIYWSLPGGKPIKSFKAHDRSVKTILITHDGENLVSAGEDRLIKIWELDS, encoded by the coding sequence ATAAGAAAACCGGTTAAAACTTTAGATGGGCACAAGGATACTATTAATTCAATTGTTGTGAGTTCTGATGGGAAACTACTGGTCAGTGCTGGTCATGATGGAATCATTAACCTGTGGGACCTTACCGAGTTCAGTCTATTGGATACAATTAACATATCAGGCTTAATATATGAGGTTGTTTTAACACCCGATAATCGGTTTTTAGCTAGTGCAGGATCTAATAACAAAATTAATCTCTGGAAATTTCCCCAATTAGAACATATGGGTGAATTTATTGGCCATACAGATGCACCGGTTTGTCTTGAGGTTGTTGAAGATGGCAAAATACTGATAAGTGGTGGGCTGGATAACAGCGTCCGTTACTGGAGTATTCCAGATGGCCGGTTAATCCAGACCATTTCAGAACATGAAGGATCAGTGGACTGCTTGGCTTTGCAGGATAAGGAGTATTTAATTACGGCCTATGATGAGGACATTAAATTATGGCCCTATGGAATTCACCCGGATCGAGATAATTATGAATTTATCTTCTATGATATGCCCTGGGAAGGAGTTACCACACTCAAGGGCCATGATTCACTGGTTTACTCCCTGAGAATAACTCCTGATGGTTGGAATCTGGTAAGTGGTGGGGCAGATAATACAGTCATAGTGTGGGATCTGGAAAAAAGGAAACTACTTAAAACATTAGAGGGTCATGGGGGATGGGTTTATGATCTAGCCTTTATTTCTGATGGTAAAACACTGATAACTGCTGCAGGAGATGGATATATTATTTACTGGAGCCTTCCTGGTGGTAAACCAATTAAATCATTTAAAGCCCATGATAGGAGTGTTAAAACTATTTTAATAACACATGATGGGGAGAATTTAGTTAGTGCGGGTGAAGATAGATTAATTAAGATTTGGGAATTGGATTCTTAA
- a CDS encoding toll/interleukin-1 receptor domain-containing protein, producing MVKLFVGMAALIPYPVTANYVNSNFSIGSEYSIFVNIFLFILPFLLYVFYMIGISANYVNKEPNSPEPETVPFNENFDDSERSGYDNNFNSKIPTYDRVDGNFFEKEPVTPANYQAKINNNSKKPLVFISHSSEDKIVANAVLAKLEQEKIRCWISYRDILPSLGYGKSIIDAINKSSLMVLIFSKNSHNSDQVLREVERAVSKGVPILPLRIEDILPEGDMEYFLSAVNWLDAFEPPLDKHIQILTEKIKVLLEIEKEQE from the coding sequence TTGGTTAAATTATTCGTTGGCATGGCAGCTTTAATACCATATCCAGTTACTGCTAATTATGTTAACTCTAATTTCAGTATAGGGAGTGAATATTCAATATTTGTAAATATTTTCCTTTTTATTCTTCCTTTCCTTTTATACGTATTCTATATGATTGGTATTTCTGCGAATTATGTGAATAAAGAACCAAATAGTCCCGAACCTGAAACTGTTCCTTTCAACGAAAATTTTGATGACTCTGAAAGATCAGGCTATGATAACAATTTTAATAGTAAAATTCCAACATATGATCGAGTTGATGGGAATTTTTTCGAAAAAGAACCTGTAACTCCTGCTAATTATCAAGCCAAAATTAACAATAATTCCAAAAAACCATTAGTTTTCATCAGTCATTCTTCTGAAGATAAAATTGTAGCAAATGCCGTCCTTGCTAAACTAGAACAAGAAAAAATTAGATGCTGGATATCCTATAGAGACATTTTACCAAGCTTAGGATATGGAAAAAGTATTATTGATGCAATTAATAAAAGCTCATTAATGGTGTTAATATTTTCAAAAAACTCCCATAATTCCGATCAAGTTCTAAGGGAAGTCGAAAGAGCTGTGAGCAAAGGCGTGCCGATCTTACCCCTCCGTATTGAAGATATACTTCCCGAAGGAGATATGGAATACTTTTTAAGCGCAGTAAACTGGTTAGATGCATTCGAACCACCTTTAGACAAACACATTCAAATTCTAACTGAAAAAATAAAAGTATTATTAGAGATCGAAAAAGAGCAAGAGTAA
- a CDS encoding RyR domain-containing protein, translating into MVGKIVVAGDVTIDWLQFEKQYENSHNWELYDGIKMMPFEGGAILLAKMVEKATNINVAKHELESISDIPPKDVIHSVALLGKYKDKEGNSVYKVKKYCGFSGPDKGSPTPIKLKNDIANPDLVIIDDAGNGFRDFEDAWPQILKDDKKNPVVLMKMSRPLYNGKLWDSISKNHKEKLVVVVSVNDLRKQGVNISRRISWERTAQDFLWQILNNKDIAQLKECSNLIVRLGIEGAIHYQYNDDNPKATIYYDPMEAEDGYRDKDKGEMQGFGCAFVAAIASQIVANTPNDLEGIPDGIKNGIESSKKLLDYGFGEYGGKIHYPYDEIFGKYPNSIAESEIPSDTLDGKKFWTILGSKEKWELKDMVHQIVEEGTKNLFIDAPVGSFGGLVTVDRSEIENYHSIKNLMREYLKKGKNERPLSIAVFGPPGSGKSFGVTQLAKTIDPDRVKKIEFNVSQFNEPSDLIVALQKVRDKVLEGKIPLVFFDEFDSSFGDVELGWLKYFLAPMQDGKFKDGESVHPIGQCIFVFAGGTSNSFELFSREEFDDGMSEEEQKQSLLKFRSAKGTDFVSRLRGYINIMGPNEYDEEDNFYSVRRAILLRSLLERKASHLLDDNDILRIDSGVLSAFINITEYKHGVRSMEAIIDMSMLSDRNTFEQSALPAEKQLELLVDSQLFTKLVVKNTLFGDSIEKMAIQIHEKYREDQVDEKPASDPAMQPWNLLKDVFKRSNIDQAKDIPKKLKAFHYGFKPFTQPPAELIEFEPDELEEMAIMEHERWCLERREDGWTFGPERNDELKTSPYLVPWEELTEEVKGYDRDAVRNIPEILKKAGFEIYSLK; encoded by the coding sequence ATGGTTGGGAAAATAGTAGTTGCAGGGGACGTGACCATTGATTGGTTGCAGTTTGAAAAGCAGTATGAAAATTCACACAATTGGGAACTTTATGATGGGATAAAAATGATGCCATTTGAAGGAGGTGCTATTTTACTTGCTAAAATGGTGGAAAAAGCAACCAATATTAATGTAGCTAAGCATGAGCTTGAATCTATTTCAGATATACCTCCTAAAGATGTAATACATTCTGTAGCCTTGCTAGGCAAATATAAAGATAAAGAAGGAAACTCAGTTTATAAAGTAAAAAAATACTGTGGTTTTTCCGGGCCTGATAAAGGTTCCCCCACTCCTATAAAACTTAAAAATGATATAGCAAACCCTGATCTTGTTATTATTGATGATGCTGGTAATGGATTCCGTGATTTTGAGGATGCATGGCCCCAAATCCTGAAAGATGATAAAAAAAATCCAGTAGTATTAATGAAGATGAGCAGACCCCTTTACAATGGTAAACTATGGGACTCCATCTCTAAAAATCATAAAGAAAAACTAGTGGTAGTAGTAAGTGTTAATGATTTAAGAAAACAGGGAGTTAATATCAGCCGCAGAATATCCTGGGAACGGACAGCTCAAGATTTCTTATGGCAGATCCTGAATAATAAAGACATTGCTCAATTAAAAGAATGTTCCAATCTAATAGTTCGTCTGGGAATTGAAGGCGCAATACATTATCAGTATAATGATGACAATCCAAAAGCCACGATCTATTACGATCCCATGGAAGCTGAAGACGGGTACCGAGACAAGGACAAAGGAGAAATGCAGGGTTTCGGCTGTGCTTTCGTTGCTGCAATAGCATCACAAATCGTTGCGAATACCCCCAATGACTTAGAAGGTATCCCTGATGGTATTAAAAATGGAATCGAAAGCTCAAAAAAACTTTTAGATTACGGGTTTGGTGAATATGGTGGGAAAATCCACTATCCGTATGATGAAATATTCGGGAAATACCCTAACAGCATTGCAGAGTCTGAAATTCCTTCAGATACATTGGATGGGAAGAAATTTTGGACCATACTTGGAAGCAAAGAGAAATGGGAGTTAAAGGACATGGTCCATCAGATTGTTGAAGAAGGAACCAAAAACTTGTTCATTGATGCTCCTGTTGGAAGTTTTGGTGGTCTGGTAACAGTAGACCGATCTGAGATTGAAAATTATCACAGCATCAAAAACCTCATGAGAGAATACTTAAAAAAAGGAAAAAATGAGAGACCACTTTCAATTGCTGTTTTCGGACCCCCAGGTTCAGGTAAATCATTCGGTGTAACCCAATTAGCCAAGACAATAGACCCAGATAGAGTTAAGAAAATCGAATTTAATGTTTCACAATTTAATGAACCATCTGATCTAATAGTAGCCCTTCAAAAAGTCCGGGATAAAGTACTTGAAGGCAAAATACCCCTGGTATTCTTTGATGAATTTGATTCATCATTTGGTGATGTTGAGTTAGGATGGTTAAAGTACTTCCTGGCCCCTATGCAAGATGGAAAATTTAAGGATGGGGAGAGTGTTCACCCAATTGGCCAGTGTATTTTTGTTTTTGCAGGAGGCACCAGTAACTCCTTTGAATTATTTTCAAGGGAAGAATTTGATGATGGAATGAGTGAAGAAGAACAAAAACAAAGCCTTTTAAAATTCAGATCTGCCAAGGGAACGGACTTTGTTAGTCGATTAAGAGGTTATATAAACATTATGGGGCCAAATGAATACGATGAGGAGGATAACTTTTATTCAGTGAGAAGAGCTATTCTATTAAGATCTCTTCTAGAAAGAAAAGCCTCACATCTTTTAGATGATAATGATATATTGCGAATAGACTCTGGCGTTTTAAGTGCATTCATTAACATCACAGAATATAAACATGGGGTAAGGTCCATGGAAGCTATAATTGACATGAGTATGCTTTCAGATAGGAATACATTCGAACAATCTGCCTTACCTGCTGAAAAACAGTTAGAATTACTGGTGGATTCACAGTTATTCACTAAATTAGTTGTTAAAAATACATTATTCGGAGATTCTATAGAGAAAATGGCTATCCAGATCCATGAAAAATACCGAGAAGACCAGGTAGATGAAAAACCCGCAAGTGATCCTGCTATGCAGCCCTGGAATCTGTTAAAAGATGTTTTTAAAAGATCTAACATTGACCAGGCCAAAGATATACCCAAAAAACTTAAAGCTTTCCACTATGGCTTTAAACCATTCACCCAGCCTCCGGCTGAGCTGATTGAATTTGAACCTGATGAATTAGAAGAAATGGCCATAATGGAACATGAAAGATGGTGTCTGGAAAGAAGGGAAGATGGATGGACCTTTGGCCCTGAACGTAACGATGAATTAAAGACCTCACCATATCTTGTGCCCTGGGAAGAATTAACTGAAGAAGTGAAGGGTTATGATCGTGATGCCGTGCGCAACATTCCTGAAATACTGAAAAAAGCAGGATTTGAGATATACTCCCTGAAATAA
- a CDS encoding polysaccharide deacetylase family protein, which yields MIIPILMYHSINLQSSNHLTVSQKQFRQQIKHLSINYNILSLDDIIHCKDFKKLTPESIVISFDDSLKNNIDYALPILDEFKVKVVFFVVAGHLIGENRGDRKVIKDLKRMNEDDLDLLLSSGHTIGNHSLTHSYLPNLSDEMLEKEFITSNHIIEENIGFKPQVFAYPYGDTDQRCLELCRENFEYGFATVKQGYFDWNIDPTNIRRIYVLPQDDAESLNYKISCYKQGKQHK from the coding sequence TTGATTATACCAATTTTAATGTACCATTCCATTAACTTACAAAGTTCAAATCACTTAACTGTTTCCCAAAAACAGTTTAGACAACAGATTAAACATTTATCTATAAATTACAACATCCTATCTTTAGATGATATTATCCATTGTAAAGATTTTAAAAAACTAACACCAGAATCTATTGTAATATCCTTTGATGACTCTTTAAAGAATAATATTGATTATGCACTGCCCATCTTAGATGAATTTAAGGTTAAAGTTGTTTTTTTCGTTGTGGCCGGGCACCTCATTGGTGAAAATAGGGGAGATCGGAAGGTTATAAAGGATCTTAAACGGATGAATGAAGATGATTTAGATTTACTTCTGAGTTCGGGTCATACCATCGGCAATCACTCATTAACACATTCTTATCTTCCAAATTTATCCGATGAAATGTTAGAAAAAGAATTTATTACATCCAACCACATAATTGAGGAAAATATTGGTTTTAAACCACAAGTTTTTGCTTATCCCTACGGAGATACCGACCAGAGGTGCCTTGAATTGTGCAGGGAAAATTTTGAGTATGGATTTGCTACAGTTAAACAGGGTTATTTTGATTGGAATATTGATCCAACGAACATTAGAAGAATATATGTTTTACCTCAAGATGATGCTGAAAGCCTGAATTATAAAATAAGTTGTTATAAACAGGGAAAACAACACAAATAA